A window from Culex pipiens pallens isolate TS chromosome 3, TS_CPP_V2, whole genome shotgun sequence encodes these proteins:
- the LOC120418500 gene encoding probable cytochrome P450 301a1, mitochondrial: protein MNSARHRLIRGLNRLASTSATSAAPTAPSTAATSTSNPSNSNAVPRSSYATATCPHMVDMAAAEAATINTRLQSHQQAPPTIKLEQARPYSEVPGPKPLPILGNTWRVFPIIGQYKISDVAMISFLLHEHYGRIVRLGGLIGRPDLLFVYDADEIEKVYRHEGPTPFRPSMPSLVKYKSELRKDFFGDLPGVVGVHGEQWREFRSRVQKPVLQLSTVRRYVTPLEQVTEEFIDRCNKLLDDKQELPADFDNEIHKWSLECIGLVALDARLGCLEPNLDPKSEPQQIINAAKYALRNVATLELKAPYWRYFPTPLWTKYVNNMDYFVNICMKYIKNATNRMKLTEGRALDGEPSLLERVMKSQNNEKLAVVMALDMILVGIDTISMAVCSILYQLATRPAEQQKVYEELRRIMPDPKTPLTIPLLDQAHYLKAFIKEVLRVYSTVIGNGRTLQEDTVICGYRIPKGVQCVFPNLVTGTMEEYVTDAKTFKPERWLKPSQGGTGDNLHPFASLPYGYGARMCLGRRFADLEMQILLAKLLRSYKLEFHHDPLKYVVTFMYAPEGALKFKMTPRE from the exons ATGAACAGCGCACGTCACCGGTTGATACGTGGCTTGAATCGATTAGCGTCCACATCGGCCACTTCGGCCGCTCCAACGGCACCGTCCACAGCCGCCACCAGCACGTCCAACCCGTCCAACAGCAACGCCGTGCCCCGGTCCAGCTATGCCACAGCGACGTGTCCCCACATGGTGGACATGGCCGCAGCCGAGGCTGCCACCATCAACACCCGGTTGCAGTCACACCAGCAGGCCCCGCCGACGATCAAGCTCGAGCAGGCCCGGCCGTACTCGGAAGTGCCCGGCCCGAAGCCGTTGCCGATTTTGGGAAACACGTGGCG CGTCTTTCCCATCATTGGTCAATACAAAATCTCCGATGTGGCGATGATATCGTTCCTGCTGCACGAGCACTACGGTCGGATCGTTCGGCTCGGAGGCTTGATTGGCCGGCCCGACCTGCTGTTTGTGTACGACGCTGATGAAATCGAAAAG GTTTATCGCCACGAGGGCCCAACCCCGTTCCGGCCATCGATGCCCAGCCTCGTCAAGTACAAGAGCGAACTGCGGAAAGATTTCTTCGGCGATCTGCCGGGAGTTGTTGGAGT CCACGGCGAACAATGGCGCGAGTTCCGTTCGCGGGTCCAAAAACCTGTCCTGCAACTATCCACCGTCCGTCGGTACGTGACCCCACTGGAGCAGGTCACCGAGGAGTTCATCGATCGGTGCAACAAGCTGCTGGATGATAAGCAGGAACtgccggccgatttcgacaacGAAATCCACAAATGGTCCCTCGAGTGTATCGGTCTGGTTGCGCTGGACGCCAGGTTGGGCTGTCTGGAGCCCAACTTGGATCCCAAGTCGGAACCGCAGCAGATCATCAACGCTGCCAAGTACGCTCTGCGGAATGTGGCTACGCTGGAACTGAAAGCGCCCTACTGGAGGTATTTCCCGACTCCGCTGTGGACCAAGTACGTCAACAACATGGACTATTTCGTCAA tatttgcATGAAATACATCAAGAACGCCACCAATCGGATGAAGCTGACCGAAGGACGCGCCCTGGACGGGGAACCTTCCCTGCTGGAGCGCGTAATGAAGAGTCAAAACAACGAAAAGCTAGCGGTCGTAATGGCGCTGGATATGATCCTGGTGGGAATCGACACCATCTCGATGGCCGTGTGCTCGATCCTGTACCAGCTGGCAACGCGGCCAGCCGAACAACAGAAAGTGTACGAAGAGCTGCGACGAATCATGCCCGATCCGAAGACTCCGCTGACGATTCCACTGCTCGATCAGGCCCACTATCTGAAGGCGTTCATCAAGGAGGTTCTGCGGGTTTACAGTACGGTGATTGGGAATGGGCGGACCCTGCAGGAGGACACCGTCATCTGTGGCTATAGAATTCCCAAGGGG GTCCAGTGCGTCTTCCCGAACCTGGTGACCGGCACGATGGAGGAGTACGTGACGGACGCCAAGACGTTCAAGCCGGAACGTTGGCTCAAGCCCAGCCAGGGTGGCACCGGAGACAACCTGCACCCGTTCGCGTCGCTGCCGTACGGTTACGGGGCCCGCATGTGCCTGGGACGTCGCTTTGCCGATTTGGAGATGCAAATTCTGCTGGCTAAGCTGCTGCGCTCGTACAAGCTCGAGTTCCACCACGATCCGCTCAAGTACGTCGTCACGTTCATGTACGCACCGGAAGGGGCACTCAAGTTCAAGATGACACCGAGGGAGTGA
- the LOC120418510 gene encoding uncharacterized protein LOC120418510, giving the protein MFFDLAAPSRAYLTVCEGARNMSSVLAVPRPAGSVVRHSVLLLAWLIFTVTGSDGQPIECHRPPLDVHPKDCCRMPPLLDEALLAGCKQIHGGEDLKRGVAYEKGSCLVECAMNATGTMTNGMLDQERILQLVAASSTGSPALKSVTSAACIRCFQMRQQRVQQPLPRAATFCSSEAAQFLSCVNMETFKTCLQEYWTDSSSCITLRKFIENCPIPS; this is encoded by the exons ATGTTTTTCGACCTAGCAGCGCCATCGCGTGCTTATTTAACCGTTTGCGAAGGTGCGAGAAACATGTCGAGTGTGCTGGCGGTTCCTCGTCCGGCCGGGTCTGTTGTAAGGCACAGCGTCTTGCTGCTCGCTTGGCTAATCTTCACGGTCACGGGCAGCGATGGGCAACCGATAGAGTGCCACCGGCCACCGTTGGATGTG CACCCAAAGGACTGTTGCCGGATGCCACCGCTGCTGGACGAAGCTTTACTAGCCGGATGTAAGCAAATTCATGGTGGTGAAGACTTGAAACGGGGCGTAGCCTACGAGAAAGGAAGT TGCCTAGTCGAGTGTGCAATGAACGCCACCGGAACCATGACCAACGGAATGCTGGACCAGGAGCGGATTCTGCAGCTTGTGGCGGCTTCCAGCACCGGAAGTCCTGCGTTGAAGAGTGTCACCAGTGCGGCCTGTATCAGGTGCTTCCAGATGAGGCAGCAGAGGGTGCAACAACCGCTTCCGAGAGCAGCGACGTTCTGTAGCAGCGAAGCAGCGCAGTTTCTGAGCTGTGTCAACATGGAGACGTTTAAG ACCTGTCTACAGGAGTACTGGACCGATAGTAGCAGTTGCATCACATTGCGGAAGTTTATCGAGAACTGTCCCATTCCGTCGTAA
- the LOC128093633 gene encoding uncharacterized protein LOC128093633, protein MSTISIKILSLVVITNGVFASDCESIADRTEELSKCCTVQDPFPREAFMKCYNAAQGTNEEKIICAAECNFRENGILGPNNELNEEKALDYVDHIEQDEWREQVADIVQSCWAKLDAMKQASAERTTKCPLFYMMMQMCLANRKFVNCPAREWHSSEFCEVAKQSQCLNTFSNGA, encoded by the exons ATGTCCACTATATCGATTAAGATTTTAAGTTTGGTAGTAATTACT AATGGCGTATTTGCGAGTGATTGTGAGTCAATTGCTGATCGG ACAGAAGAATTGTCAAAATGTTGCACAGTTCAAGATCCATTTCCTAGGGAGGCTTTTATGAAGTGTTACAACGCAGCTCAGGGAACTAACGAGGAAAAAATAAtt TGCGCAGCAGAGTGCAATTTCCGAGAAAATGGCATTCTGGGCCCGAACAATGAGCTGAACGAGGAAAAAGCTCTCGATTATGTGGACCATATCGAGCAGGACGAGTGGCGTGAGCAAGTGGCGGACATTGTGCAATCATGTTGGGCCAAACTTGATGCCATGAAGCAAGCTTCAGCTGAGAGAACCAcgaaatgtccccttttttacaTGATGATGCAAATGTGTTTGGCGAATCGCAAGTTTGTTAACTGCCCTGCTCGGGAATGGCATTCAT cTGAATTCTGCGAGGTTGCAAAGCAGTCCCAATGCTTGAATACTTTCAGCAATGGAGCATAA
- the LOC120418505 gene encoding uncharacterized protein LOC120418505: MFSALLLILFMAVDFSISEECYKFMTRMQELEKCCTVKDPFPKEALPKCYQSAEGNEGEKIVCAVECNFRESGILGENNELSKEKALEYVATIEEGEWREKTKEIIESCWAKLDAMKELSAQKPAKCPLLYMMMQICLGKKIFLECPAAEWHTTPFCEEAKQSNCLQD, translated from the exons ATGTTTTCAGCATTACTTTTGATCTTGTTTATGGCTGTG GATTTTTCCATTTCTGAAGAGTGTTATAAATTTATGACCCGG ATGCAAGAGCTGGAAAAATGTTGTACTGTCAAGGATCCGTTTCCGAAGGAAGCTCTCCCGAAATGCTATCAATCAGCGGAGGGAAACGAAGGGGAAAAGATTGTT TGCGCCGTGGAGTGTAATTTCCGTGAAAGTGGCATTCTAGGAGAAAACAACGAGCTGAGCAAGGAAAAAGCCCTGGAATATGTGGCCACCATTGAGGAGGGCGAGTGGCGTGAAAAAACAAAGGAAATTATCGAATCGTGTTGGGCTAAGCTCGATGCCATGAAGGAACTGTCCGCCCAAAAACCCGCCAAATGCCCCCTGCTGTACATGATGATGCAAATCTGtttgggcaaaaaaatatttttagaatgtcCGGCCGCGGAATGGCACACaa cGCCGTTCTGTGAGGAGGCCAAGCAGTCAAATTGCCTTCAAGATTGA
- the LOC120418494 gene encoding uncharacterized protein LOC120418494: MGVRFFVMACAFLHVTFAMDCKEVMERREEIKDCCSAPPILSMDGLKECFEENKDKEKREKFACSFECFFKHHNVLDDNGEPSKEKLLAKVEGFEGEWKQTSIKMIEECFATHEEIKAKHGGGEKKEGCHPASGFMNMCLGKNYLQNCPAAQWNDSELCNKVKSGECHPKKGGKGGPPPE; the protein is encoded by the exons ATGGGTGTTAGATTTTTCGTGATGGCATGTGCTTTCTTG cACGTGACCTTTGCTATGGATTGCAAGGAAGTTATGGAAAGA CGAGAAGAAATCAAGGATTGTTGCTCGGCTCCACCAATTTTGAGCATGGATGGCCTTAAGGAATGTTTCGAAGAGAACAAGGACAAGGAGAAACGTGAAAAATTCGCG TGCTCCTTCGAGTGCTTCTTCAAGCATCACAATGTCCTGGACGATAACGGTGAACCTTCCAAGGAAAAGCTGCTAGCCAAGGTGGAAGGATTCGAGGGCGAGTGGAAGCAAACGTCTATCAAAATGATCGAGGAGTGTTTCGCAACGCACGAGGAGATAAAGGCTAAGCACGGAGGTGGCGAGAAGAAGGAGGGCTGCCACCCCGCGTCTGGTTTCATGAACATGTGCCTGGGCAAGAATTACCTCCAGAATTGTCCGGCCGCGCAGTGGAATGATT ctgAGCTGTGCAACAAGGTGAAGAGTGGAGAATGTCATCCCAAGAAGGGAGGCAAGGGTGGACCACCCCCAGAGTAA